In Fusarium musae strain F31 chromosome 7, whole genome shotgun sequence, a single window of DNA contains:
- a CDS encoding hypothetical protein (EggNog:ENOG41), protein MSGAEAAIAGIGFLCNAMQIVTFGRDILQVYNHVRHEHSPDPRLKAYLESAKACFDDMNSSASHVLPSTRDQQQIIDIGKKLEESMTQLQSKFSELHIDDASRRGFRGKIQVGKKSLASLWQGKELESLEVNLKRYESLLHGVVLHRICNQSQAAEISSQQSFHQLDTNLQSVIKQLADGRTWMSELSIESRETRKRITEEHETTRAAINTGFTTTNGVLSGFCDSVSREFQDMAQRDQSKALEEEHNQLLQSLRFPEMNSRRNHISENYPGTFDWVFKGPGYCSISRSPNYDESDDDSVQQREENTDDEDMDDDDDDEDMDDDDDDEDMDDDDDDDDDEDLDDTTRSWDLDFFPAWLESDSQQFWIGGKPASGKSSLMKFLATHPLTLKHLQANDSSTQILTHYFWKPGQPLQKDIEGMTRSLLHQVLHKNRDLAQRLWIEQPNVLDKRHGGDWDVNELRKALCWAISHSGNTFCIFLDGLDEAKEFEDLPWGDHQNTQVIYDLLSLCNIKLCASSREEDPFCRFFADQPCIKTHQLNKNDIYHFAKNRLETSGLSSADRCRLLRTVVQKANGVFLWVVLAVKSLNQAIRSGGANEFEERLAQTPSDLHDLLVDMWNRPGDDAKLSTCRTEASRFFHLALVAPRMDKIGHSWRRFEELPLHSMRSLLLDVGGYEIDCVWFAEVSLK, encoded by the exons ATGTCGGGAGCTGAGGCGGCGATCGCAGGCATAGGATTCCTCTGCAATGCGATGCAGATCGTCACCTTCGGCAGAGACATTCTCCAAGTTTACAATCATGTTCGACATGAACACTCTCCTGACCCCAGGCTGAAAGCTTATCTCGAAAGCGCGAAAGCTTGCTTCGATGATATGAACAGCTCAGCTTCCCACGTTCTGCCGTCGACCCGAGACCAACAGCAGATAATCGACATTGGTAAAAAGCTTGAAGAATCCATGACCCAGCTGCAATCCAAATTCTCCGAGCTTCATATCGATGATGCATCGAGACGTGGATTCCGCGGGAAGATACAGGTGGGCAAAAAGAGTCTAGCATCTCTATGGCAAGgaaaggagcttgagagtCTTGAGGTCAACCTCAAAAGATACGAGAGCCTTCTCCATGGTGTTGTTCTGCATCGCATATGCAACCAGTCTCAAGCCGCAGAAATCAGTTCCCAACAGTCGTTTCACCAACTCGACACCAACCTACAGTCGGTCATTAAACAGCTGGCGGATGGCCGCACATGGATGTCCGAACTCTCAATCGAGTCACGCGAGACAAGAAAGCGAATCACCGAGGAACATGAAACAACACGCGCAGCTATCAACACAGGTTTTACTACGACGAATGGCGTCCTTTCGGGTTTCTGTGACTCAGTGTCCCGAGAATTTCAGGATATGGCCCAACGCGACCAGAGTAAagccttggaagaagagcacAACCAATTACTCCAGAGCCTCCGATTCCCTGAGATGAACAGCCGCAGGAATCACATCTCCGAAAACTACCCTGGGACTTTCGATTGGGTCTTCAAGGGCCCCGGTTACTGCAGTATAAGCCGTTCACCCAATTACGATGAGTCGGATGATGATAGTGTTcagcaaagagaagagaatactgatgatgaggacatggacgacgacgatgatgatgaggacatggacgacgacgatgatgatgaggacatggacgacgacgatgatgatgacgacgacgaggatcTGGACGATACGACAAGATCATGGGATCTTGATTTCTTTCCTGCCTGGCTAGAGTCAGATTCCCAACAGTTTTGGATCGGCGGCAAGCCGGCTTCCGGGAAAAGCTCCCTTATGAAATTCCTTGCAACACACCCTCTTACCTTAAAGCATCTGCAAGCCAATGATAGCAGCACACAAATTCTCACCCACTATTTCTGGAAGCCAGGGCAGCCGCTGCAGAAGGATATCGAAGGCATGACAcgttctcttctccatcaagTTCTTCACAAGAATCGTGATCTTGCCCAGCGGCTGTGGATAGAACAGCCGAATGTTCTAGACAAGCGGCATGGTGGAGATTGGGATGTGAATGAGCTAAGGAAGGCTCTCTGCTGGGCAATCAGTCATTCAGGCAACACCTTTTGCATTTTCCTCGACGGACTAGACGAGGCAAAGGAATTCGAGGACTTACCGTGGGGTGACCATCAGAATACCCAAGTTATTTACGACTTGCTCAGTCTCTGCAATATCAAGCTATGCGCATCTAGTAGGGAAGAGGATCCTTTCTGTCGCTTCTTCGCAGACCAGCCCTGCATCAAAACTCATCAGCTTAACAAGAACGATATCTATCATTTTGCGAAGAACAGGCTCGAAACATCTGGTCTAAGCTCTGCTGATCGATGCCGACTTCTAAGAACAGTTGTCCAGAAAGCAAACGGTGTATTTCTCTGGGTGGTATTAGCCGTCAAGAGCCTCAATCAGGCAATACGTTCAGGTGGTGCAAATGAATTTGAGGAGCGACTCGCACAGACACCATCAGATTTACACGACCTCTTGGTCGATATGTGGAATCGCCCCGGAGATGATGCCAAGTTGTCAACTTGCAGAACCGAGGCTTCTCGCTTCTTCCATCTAGCGCTTGTAGCACCCAGAATGGACAAAATCGGGCACAGTTGGAGACGTTTCGAAGAACTACCTCTCCACTCGATGCGCTCATTGCTC TTAGATGTGGGAGGGTACGAGATCGATTGCGTTTGGTTTGCCGAGGTCTCCTTGAAGTAA
- a CDS encoding hypothetical protein (EggNog:ENOG41~CAZy:GH53), with protein sequence MVLLRFLAFLSYCSVALALTYKGVDWSSVLLEEQKGIQYTAGGSAQPLEKILAANGVNSVRQRVWVNPSNGDYNLDYNLKLAKRAKAAGLSVYLTLHFSDTWADPGHQAIPSGWPTDIDNLSWRLYNYTQQVSNAFQSAGVPPTIISIGNEITAGLLFPTGSTKSYYNIGRLLNSAAYGIKDSSISPKPKIMIHLDKGWDWGTQEYFYTQVLNQKGLTLGAFDAMGVSYYPFYGSGATFSALETSLTNMANKWGKQIFVSELDWPTSCPSPAQPFPSDMKNIPFSADGQTQFIKKVASIVSKVKGGAGLYYWEPAWMNNQALGSSCPSNTLFSWPGKALSSLSVFKSI encoded by the coding sequence ATGGTACTCCTTCGGTTCCTGGCTTTTCTGTCCTACTGCTCGGTCGCTTTGGCCCTGACCTACAAGGGCGTCGACTGGTCCTCTGTTCTGCTCGAGGAACAAAAGGGCATTCAATACACCGCCGGTGGTTCCGCTCAGCCTCTCGAAAAAATCCTCGCTGCAAATGGCGTCAACTCAGTCCGTCAAAGAGTCTGGGTGAACCCCTCCAACGGCGACTACAACCTCGACTACAATCTCAAACTTGCTAAGCGCGCTAAAGCTGCAGGCCTGAGCGTCTACCTGACTCTCCACTTCAGCGACACCTGGGCTGATCCTGGCCATCAGGCTATTCCCTCTGGATGGCCTACCGACATCGATAACCTGTCCTGGAGACTGTATAACTACACCCAGCAAGTCTCCAACGCTTTTCAATCTGCTGGCGTTCCTCCTACGATTATCTCCATTGGGAATGAGATCACTGCTGGTCTTCTCTTCCCCACTGGCTCGACCAAATCCTACTACAACATCGGCCGTCTTCTTAACTCTGCAGCCTACGGTATCAAGGACTCTTCTATCAgccccaagcccaagatcATGATCCATCTCGACAAGGGCTGGGACTGGGGTACCCAAGAATACTTCTACACCCAAGTCCTCAACCAAAAGGGTCTTACCCTCGGTGCCTTCGACGCCATGGGTGTATCGTACTATCCTTTCTATGGATCAGGCGCTACGTTTTCTGCGCTCGAGACTTCACTCACAAACATGGCCAACAAATGGGGCAAGCAGATCTTTGTCAGCGAGCTTGACTGGCCTACGTCTTGCCCTTCTCCCGCTCAGCCTTTCCCCAGCGACATGAAGAACATTCCTTTCTCTGCTGATGGACAGACTCAGTTTATTAAGAAGGTTGCTAGTATTGTTAGCAAGGTCAAGGGTGGAGCTGGACTGTATTACTGGGAACCTGCTTGGATGAACAATCAGGCTCTTGGTTCTTCATGCCCTTCGAACACTTTGTTCTCATGGCCTGGAAAGGCTTTGTCAAGTCTTTCTGTCTTTAAGAGCATCTAG